In Mus pahari unplaced genomic scaffold, PAHARI_EIJ_v1.1 scaffold_10500_1, whole genome shotgun sequence, the genomic window actccaaaaactcaaaaaaacccattaaaaaatggggtacagagctaaataaagaactctcaactgaggaatatcgaatggttgagaaacacttgaaaaaatggtcaacatccttagccaaAAGACAGATTTCTTAAACATTCTAATGAGGGggaaattttctttcataatacTGCTGATTTAAGAACTGCTACATACATGCCAGTAGTCAATTTTCATAATCGGAAATGGTATTATGTCAGCACAAAGGTTGAGCTGGACACATCAGCTTTTCAACAGGAGAAATATCCATGCGGCATCTAATGGCAGCATAAAGTCTCCTGATAAACTAATGGCTACTTTTCCacaaaaaaattaacacaatCTTTATGGACTGACTAGATACCACTTCCTTACATTTTAATCATCAACTTTAATTGTGCACAAATTATGACCATAAACAATGAGGTTATTGTTATTTCCTTGCCAAAGTTCATTTTGTATAAATCAGTTGCATCAGCATTTGTTCTCAAACTATGAGGTTCTGTAAGAACTAAGAACATATAGTTGTAGGGTTACTCCTCCATTATCTGCAAACTATTTCCCCGACACTAACACATATAACTTAGCAATGAAAACACTTGATACAAGTGATCTATATGCAGGAGCTCCGGCAAGTTAAACCAACAGAACCATAGCTGCCGTAAAACTTTAACTATTTCCTACCAAGGGGTAGGTTTAAAGACCCACTGATTTAATAGTCGGATCTCATATCTATAGCTTCATCCAAACTTTTATCATCATGTGTCCTGGCTGCCAAAAATGTCGTTACAGGGGACCCTGTGACATTAATTACACTGGTGCTGGTACTTGCGTTACACACAGCAATGCTAGTCACATTAATGCCCAAAGTGAGCCTGGTCTGCTCCAAGGCCTTTTCTGGCAGTGCAAATGCCTCCAGCTTCTTCGCCCCATTGGCCATATAGGAGTTTTGGCAGGCAGCACATATACAATCTAAGCAGGCTTTCTGGTTAGAGTAGCGAGGGCAGCGCTGGCCGCGGCATGTAAGAACACTTGGATTTTGAGTAGCATGCCCACATttacatcctttcttttcctggaGCTTTTTGTACAGTCTTGGTAGGGCTTCCTGACATAAAATGATGACTAGGAatcttttcctttactgctttgtCTTTTATAAGAACACCTGGCTTGGATTTAGAGTGGGATTTCTTGGATCCATGTTCATGACTCTTTTTCATGCTTTTAGTAGATAAAAGTACAGTCTTGCTGATCTTGGGTGTTGTGCCTCCATTGGGAACAGTTGCTATAGGTTGAAGAGAGATTTTGCTTTCCNNNNNNNNNNNNNNNNNNNNNNNNNNNNNNNNNNNNNNNNNNNNNNNNNNNNNNNNNNNNNNNNNNNNNNNNNNNNNNNNNNNNNNNNNNNNNNNNNNNNNNNNNNNNNNNNNNNNNNNNNNNNNNNNNNNNNNNNNNNNNNNNNNNNNNNNNNNNNNNNNNNNNNNNNNNNNNNNNNNNNNNNNNNNNNNNNNNNNNNNNNNNNNNNNNNNNNNNNNNNNNNNNNNNNNNNNNNNNNNNNNNNNNNNNNNNNNNNNNNNNNNNNNNNNNNNNNNNNNNNNNNNNNNNNNNNNNNNNNNNNNNNNNNNNNNNNNNNNNNNNNNNNNNNNNNNNNNNNNNNNNNNN contains:
- the LOC110315376 gene encoding LOW QUALITY PROTEIN: E3 ubiquitin-protein ligase MSL2-like (The sequence of the model RefSeq protein was modified relative to this genomic sequence to represent the inferred CDS: inserted 2 bases in 1 codon), with protein sequence MDIKMVLIRFSYLETDKSNLERGSYNGENTYPGSGHLRHSPPLSRCLRAPLSEEKRVNPTWTPPGPLPCAPAPPGGAVLDGHAARAQAARRAAGLERTPSPSTAPSCGPIGGTRSLISLVSLRSASLREVGGAPRPPCVGGLLQLHKLARILVAALARGSAQISSELFKISLQPIATVPNGGTTPKISKTVLLSTKSMKKSHEHGSKKSHSKSKPGVLIKDKAVKEKIPSHHFMSGSPTKTXYKKLQEKKGCKCGHATQNPSVLTCRGQRCPRYSNQKACLDCICAACQNSYMANGAKKLEAFALPEKALEQTRLTLGINVTSIAVCNASTSTSVINVTGSPVTTFLAARTHDDKSLDEAIDMRSDY